In Methylococcus geothermalis, one genomic interval encodes:
- a CDS encoding nitric oxide reductase activation protein NorD → MSLNLSDYQEHLERLDPHVKDTLEASFHEAARVMSPSALKNYIEGARALSELGRGAGLVLGYVQQMPLVCKEVGDEVIADVVTGVMKLASMVSGAVIERLFDSLPTAARRLGDAELLRQYLGLIHQLSAKAPRGLRPMLDHLDPLFDKLTLGGLRRWALWGAQAHARDFETLAKYFALETADSLAVLQQERRGTLFVDTQRKLNFYLRALWGRDFYLRPTSGDFETREGYKPYIEHGVIFVPDAYDDFGPLSGKELYRATAAHAAAHLVYTTRPLSAEQLTPVQMFLIGLFEDARVEALAIREFPGLKQLWAPLFEAALRSDRNADPMVLWLERLAHALLDERIRTDDPIVAELRESFHAALAKDPADNRLSWDLGVTLSNRIKDRWGLPSLRVLESFGVPYRDDNRFLWTFGETEWAEADYVAPSQRQVRKKVSLMAMIDEVDCELAGDDAQEVWTLETPFYLDQEGCTINELEGKEPVSDPYHYPEWDYQVQLHRPNWATVLERRQTKDDPALVERILLEYKPIASRLKHIIDALQPQGVIRQRRREDGDEIDLNAAIRAMIDIRMGEMPDPRINIRTIRKTRDLAVLLLLDLSESTNETPPGSDRPIIQLAREACTLLAWAIDGIGDPFAIHGFASDGRHDVQYYRFKDFDQPFDDQAKSRLAGMKGGLSTRMGAAMRHAAHHLGHQPRQKKLLLLVSDGEPADIDERDPQYLRFDTKKAVEELASSGIMTYCLTLDPEADDYVSRIFGPNRYTVVDHVQRLPERLPMLFASLTA, encoded by the coding sequence ATGAGCTTGAACTTGAGCGACTACCAGGAACATCTCGAACGGCTCGATCCCCACGTCAAGGACACCCTGGAGGCGAGCTTTCATGAGGCGGCACGGGTCATGTCGCCGAGCGCGCTGAAAAACTACATCGAAGGCGCGCGGGCGCTTTCCGAACTCGGGCGCGGCGCCGGCTTGGTGCTCGGCTATGTCCAGCAAATGCCGCTGGTGTGCAAGGAAGTCGGCGACGAAGTGATCGCGGACGTCGTCACCGGCGTGATGAAGCTGGCGTCCATGGTCAGCGGAGCGGTGATCGAGCGACTGTTCGACAGCCTGCCCACCGCGGCCAGACGGCTGGGGGACGCCGAACTGCTGCGGCAATACCTCGGACTGATCCATCAGCTTTCCGCCAAGGCGCCGCGTGGCCTTAGGCCGATGCTGGACCACCTCGACCCGCTGTTCGACAAACTGACCCTGGGGGGTCTGCGGCGCTGGGCGCTGTGGGGCGCCCAGGCCCATGCCCGCGATTTCGAGACCCTGGCCAAATATTTCGCGCTGGAGACCGCCGACAGCCTGGCGGTGCTGCAGCAGGAGCGACGCGGCACCCTGTTCGTCGACACCCAGCGCAAGCTGAACTTTTACCTGCGCGCGCTGTGGGGACGTGACTTCTACCTGCGCCCGACCTCCGGCGATTTCGAGACGCGCGAAGGCTACAAACCGTACATCGAACACGGGGTGATCTTCGTACCCGATGCGTACGACGACTTCGGCCCGCTGTCGGGCAAGGAACTCTACCGGGCGACCGCGGCCCATGCCGCTGCCCACCTGGTTTACACCACCCGCCCGCTGTCCGCGGAGCAGCTGACGCCGGTGCAGATGTTCCTGATTGGGCTGTTCGAGGACGCCCGCGTCGAGGCGCTGGCGATCCGGGAATTCCCCGGGCTCAAACAGCTCTGGGCGCCTTTGTTCGAAGCCGCCCTCCGCAGCGACCGCAACGCCGACCCGATGGTACTCTGGCTGGAACGGCTGGCTCACGCCCTGCTCGACGAACGGATACGGACCGACGATCCGATCGTGGCGGAACTGCGCGAATCCTTCCATGCCGCGCTGGCCAAGGATCCGGCCGACAACCGGCTGAGCTGGGACCTGGGCGTCACCCTCTCCAACCGCATCAAGGACCGGTGGGGCCTGCCCTCGCTGCGCGTCCTGGAGAGCTTCGGCGTGCCGTACCGGGACGACAACCGCTTCCTCTGGACCTTCGGCGAAACCGAATGGGCCGAGGCCGACTACGTCGCCCCCAGCCAGCGCCAAGTGCGCAAGAAAGTGTCCTTGATGGCGATGATCGACGAAGTGGACTGCGAACTGGCCGGGGACGACGCCCAGGAAGTCTGGACCCTGGAAACGCCGTTCTATCTCGATCAGGAAGGCTGCACCATCAACGAGCTGGAAGGGAAGGAACCGGTCAGCGACCCCTATCACTACCCGGAATGGGACTACCAGGTCCAGTTGCACCGCCCCAACTGGGCCACCGTGCTGGAGCGTCGCCAAACCAAGGACGACCCGGCGCTCGTCGAACGGATCCTGCTCGAATACAAACCCATCGCCAGCCGCCTCAAGCACATCATCGACGCCCTGCAGCCGCAGGGCGTGATCCGCCAGCGGCGGCGGGAAGACGGCGACGAGATCGACCTGAACGCCGCGATCCGGGCCATGATCGACATCCGCATGGGCGAGATGCCCGACCCCCGCATCAACATCCGCACGATCCGCAAGACTCGCGACCTCGCGGTACTGCTGCTGCTCGATTTGTCGGAATCCACCAACGAAACCCCGCCCGGCAGCGACCGGCCGATCATCCAGCTGGCGCGCGAGGCCTGCACGCTGCTGGCCTGGGCCATCGACGGCATCGGCGATCCCTTCGCCATCCATGGCTTCGCCTCCGACGGCCGCCACGACGTGCAGTACTATCGCTTCAAGGACTTCGACCAGCCTTTCGACGACCAGGCCAAGTCCCGCCTCGCCGGGATGAAGGGCGGGCTGTCCACCCGCATGGGCGCCGCCATGCGGCATGCCGCACACCATCTTGGACATCAGCCCCGGCAGAAAAAGCTGCTGCTCCTGGTCAGCGACGGCGAACCGGCCGACATCGACGAGCGCGATCCGCAGTATCTCCGCTTCGACACCAAGAAGGCAGTGGAGGAATTGGCCTCCTCGGGCATCATGACCTACTGCCTGACGCTCGACCCGGAAGCCGACGATTACGTCTCCCGGATTTTCGGCCCCAACCGCTATACGGTGGTGGACCACGTCCAGCGCCTGCCCGAACGGCTGCCCATGCTGTTCGCCAGCTTGACGGCCTGA
- a CDS encoding sulfotransferase family protein → MFFNYRGFLKALRLALFQRPFRFRRWCYVLLFSALYLAFVAFVALGRLLDHLFFPGFRTTRVERPVFVIAPPRSGTSFLQRVLCADDQRFVHWKMYQTIFPSICFQAVFNGLAWIDVKCGGVIRRLMQWCERKWFGGWDEMHRMRLDQPEEDQALFLYAFASEAIFMLFPFVEPLWEVGFPDALPPASRRKLMAYYRSCMQRQVYANGGGRILLVKSTHASGAIESIAEEFPDARFITIVRHPDEAIPSHVSLFVPVWQAHSPEIGKDGGESKAYAALAAEWYRHLHRFRARVEPANFYSIDYRDLRTDPGRTIAALYRHFGWNMTGSYRAVLREFTERQRTFQSTHRYSLEEFGLSKQWIRQELGPVIESLGLDGEAASIRKQQVESLGQTLVPGGYRQSSAFGQQAVMGGMQESEEDQGKPVGHHHRHHLRAGETLHGDEDGQGDVAVGCAECDHSPAL, encoded by the coding sequence ATGTTCTTCAATTACCGCGGCTTTCTCAAAGCCCTGCGCCTGGCGTTGTTCCAGCGGCCATTCCGGTTCAGGCGCTGGTGTTACGTACTGCTTTTTTCCGCCTTGTATCTCGCTTTCGTGGCTTTCGTGGCGCTCGGCCGCCTGCTCGACCACCTCTTCTTTCCCGGCTTCCGAACAACCCGCGTCGAACGGCCGGTATTCGTGATCGCCCCGCCCCGGAGCGGAACCTCCTTCCTGCAGCGTGTGCTCTGCGCGGATGACCAGCGCTTCGTGCACTGGAAGATGTACCAGACCATCTTTCCGAGCATCTGCTTTCAGGCTGTCTTCAACGGGCTGGCGTGGATCGACGTCAAGTGCGGCGGCGTGATCCGGCGCCTGATGCAATGGTGCGAGCGGAAGTGGTTCGGCGGCTGGGACGAAATGCATCGGATGCGCCTGGACCAGCCGGAGGAAGACCAGGCGCTGTTCCTCTACGCTTTCGCTTCCGAGGCGATCTTCATGCTGTTTCCGTTCGTGGAGCCGCTTTGGGAGGTGGGTTTTCCCGATGCCCTTCCGCCGGCATCCCGCCGCAAGCTGATGGCCTACTACCGCTCCTGCATGCAGCGCCAGGTCTACGCCAACGGCGGCGGGCGCATCCTGCTGGTCAAGTCGACCCATGCTTCGGGCGCCATCGAGTCGATCGCGGAGGAGTTTCCCGACGCCCGCTTCATCACCATCGTTCGCCACCCGGACGAAGCCATCCCATCCCACGTCAGCCTGTTCGTTCCGGTCTGGCAGGCCCATTCGCCGGAAATCGGAAAGGACGGGGGCGAGTCGAAAGCCTACGCCGCCCTGGCGGCCGAGTGGTACCGGCATCTGCACCGGTTCCGCGCGCGAGTGGAACCCGCCAATTTTTACTCCATCGACTACCGCGATCTCCGGACCGATCCGGGCCGCACGATCGCCGCCCTCTACCGCCATTTCGGCTGGAACATGACCGGATCCTACCGGGCGGTGCTGCGGGAATTCACCGAGCGGCAGCGCACTTTCCAGAGCACCCATCGCTATTCGCTGGAAGAATTCGGGCTGTCGAAACAGTGGATCCGCCAGGAACTGGGCCCGGTGATCGAAAGCCTCGGCCTGGACGGCGAGGCGGCTTCCATCCGGAAGCAACAGGTGGAAAGCCTAGGGCAGACGCTTGTTCCAGGCGGGTACCGGCAATCCTCGGCGTTCGGCCAGCAAGCGGTAATGGGCGGCATGCAGGAGTCCGAGGAGGATCAGGGCAAGCCCGTCGGCCACCACCACCGCCACCACCTTCG